ACTACAACTTCCCTCCATTCTCGGTGGGTGAGACCGGCCGCATGGGTGGCCTGAACCGCCGCGAGATTGGTCACGGTGCCCTTGCCGAGCGCTCGATCGCTCCGGTAATCCCGGATGTGGAAGACTTCCCGTATGCCATGCGCGTGTCCTCGGAAGTCATGGAGTCGAATGGTTCCACCTCGATGGCCACGGTTTGTGCCGGAACCATGTCGCTGCTCTGCGCTGGTGTCCCGCTCAAGGCTCCGGTCGGCGGTATCTCCGTGGGTCTCGTGACGGAGTGGAACGACGATGGCACGATGAAGGCACACAAGGCCCTGCTCGACATCATCGGTTCCGAAGACTTCTACGGTGACATGGACTTCAAGCTCTGCGGCACTGACGAAGGTGTCACGGGCTACCAGCTGGACCTCAAGCTTCCGGGCCTGCCGCTCTCGATCCTTGAGGAAGCCATCCACATGGCGAAGGCAGCCCGTTCCACGATCATCGCCAAGATGACCGAAGCGGTGGCCGGTCCGCAGGACCTGAGCCCGCACGCCCCACGCATCGTGTCCGTGAAGATCCCCGCCGACCGCATCGGCGAGCTCATCGGGCCTGGCGGCAAGAACATCAAGGGTATCCAGGCCGAGTCCGGCGCCGAGATCAACATCGAGGACGACGGCACCGTGCACATCTACGCTTCCAAGGAAGAAGGATTGCTGCGCGCGAAGTCGCTCATCGAGCGCATGTTCCAGGAGATCGAAGTGGGCAAGATCTACACCGGCAAGGTGGTCAGCATCACGAACTTCGGTGCCTTCATGGAAGTGCTCCCGGGCAAGGACGGCCTGATCCACGTCTCCGAGCTGGCCGAAGGCCGCACCGAGAAGGTGGAAGATGTCGTCAAGAAGGGCGACATGGTCACCGCCAAGTGCCTTGGCGTGGACGAGAAGGGCCGCGTGAAGATGAGCCGCAAGGCCGTGCTTCGCGAGGAGAAGGCCAAGGCTGCCGAAGCGGAAGGTGCCGCTGCCGGTGCTGAAGGCTAATCCCTGACAGATTCCAAAGCCCGGTCTTCCGCGAGGGAGGCCGGGCTTTTTGTTTCCGCAAACCGCGGCCAGCTTGTGGAAGAGAGGACTTCCGGGATAAGTGGAGAGGAATGGATCAGGAACTTCAAGAGGAAGAGCGTGGGTTTCCCCGCATCTACCTGCATTGCACGGCGTTTGCGGTTATGGCTGCGACTTTCTTTTTGATCCTTGTTCTCCACGGCGACCTTCATCGCCTTGAAGACGCTTGGGGTGTGATCGTCGTGGCTTGTTTTCCTGCTGTTTTTGTCGAGGTTCTGCTGCGCAGCCGGGTGGAACGGCCGATCTGGCCTGCGGCCATTTTAGCAGCGATGATCGGGTGGGATATCGCTTCTCGCCTCGGATGAGGCGGTATTCCGGCGCTGTGCCGGAGATCAAGGTGCGGGAAAGACAGGATGCGGGATAGTCAAAGAAGATAAATGACCGCCGGTGGTCCGGGTCCCGTCCTTGAAGAGGCGGGGATCCACTTCATATTGCCGCAGCCATGAGCGACACGACTGCTACTGCCCCGATCGAAGCCGAGGTGACCTGCCACATTTGCGGGGATGAAGCGGTGATGGTGGTGGACGGCAAGGGCTGGTGTGCCTCCTGTGTCCATGCCAGGGGATCGTGCTGCGCGGAATCCGAGATGGATGAGGAGTAGCGGCGGGTCGTTAGATGGGGGGCATTCTAACCACCATCCATGGCAGTTGAATGGCCGGTTTTGGTCCTGTTGAGTCCACAAGTTGATATTCGCGGGAGGAGTGGATGTTTCTCCGGGGGCTTTGCCCTATCAGAAAAACAAGTGTCGGGCACGAAAGGGGATTGCATAGATGATGCAGGATGGGGATAACCCGCGGCCTGTCACCCGAGAGCTACCTGCCCTTTGAAGCCATTCCATGTCATTTCCGGAGCTTAGCGAGGCTGACGTCCGATCCATGATCCGCCTGGTCGGCGATGTTGCTGTTTCCCGTGGCGGCGCCAATGAGAAGCGCCGGGTCCTGATGGATGGGTTGGTGAAACTGGTAGATGCCCAGCGGTGGTTCTGGTGCATGTCTTCCCGGGAGAAAAAGAAGTCCGGAGACCGCCCCCTGTATACCGCGATCGCCCATGGAGGCTTCGAGGACGGGACCTTCGCCAAGCTCATGAAGGCGGCGGATCATCCGGACAGCTGGGAGATCTTTTCCTCCATCAGCTCCGAGGTCCGCCGGAAAAATGTCCAGGTCACGGCTACCCGGCAGCAAATGGATACGGGGAACCGCTTCCTGCGGGACGATATCCGCCAGCTTTGGCGGGACGCGGGGGTGGGGGACCTGATGGTCTCGATCAGCCCGATGGCCAGCGGGGATTTCAGTGCGGTGGGGATCTATCGTGAGGATGAGTCGTCGGAGTTCGATGGACGTGAGGCGAAGATCGCACACATCGTGCTCGCGGAGGTTCCTTGGCTCCACGAAACCGGCTGGTCTGAGGGTGACCAACTCGGAGTGCTGCCAAAGCTTTCCCCCCGGAGACGTGCGGTTTTGAACTTGGTTCTGGAAGGTCACCCTCGGAAGGAGATGGCCTCCATGCTGGGAATCTCCACTCACACCCTCGACGGATACGTGAAGGATATCTTCCGCCACTTCAGCGTGCATTCCCAAGCCGAGCTGATTGCCCGCTTCCGTTTGGGATCACCCGAAAATACCCCCGGAATCGGGGACTAGCGGCTGGCATCATCTCCCGGCAACGTGCGCCCCGTACGATTTCGGGGTGCACACTTCCCCCCCTCTCCGGGGAGCGCAAACCAACCAAGTGTCCCGTCGTCGCGTCGTCTCGCTGCCGGGTTGCTCATGATGCCCGATTCGGCAGCCCCTCGCACGCGGCGGCGGGCAGTTTCCCCGGGATCCGCTTTCGCAGCTCAGGGCGTGGCTACGGGGGCGTCCTTGCGGGAGTATTCGGTATTCGCGCTCATGTACCAGAGCGCGGCTCCCGTGCCGATCACGGCGATCAAGATCAGGAGGGTGAGCAGAAGACCGAGGCAGGATTTCATCGGAAGGTCGGACGCTGAGTGTTCAGTTTTCTGCGGGAGCGGCAAGGCTGGAGAAACGAGGGAGGGCCCGCTTCTCAGAGAGTCTTTTTGAGAAGCGCGGCATAGGCGCCGTCCGTGCCATCAAGTTGAGGAAGTACCTGATGGGACTTCTCCAAGCGCAGTGAAGGCTCTTCCGCGAGAAGTGCCAGGATCAGGTCCTCGTTCTCTTCCGGCTCGATCGAACAGGTGGAGTACACCAGTCGTCCGTCTGGCTTCAGGCAAGGGAGGGCATTGTCGATAATCTGGCGCTGGAGCTTGGTGAGATCGCCAATGTCCTTCTGCTGGAGGCGCCAGCGCACGTCGACGCGGCGGCGGAAAACCCCGGTATTCGAGCAGGGCACATCCAGCAGGATCGCATCGAAGGCACCGTGCCACTTCTCCGGGGCGGGCTGGCTCCAATCGTGGACATCGATCTCTGCGTCCGCGCAATGGAGACGCTTCAGATTGTCGCGCAGGCGGGGCAGGCGCTTCTCATTGGAGTCCGTGCAGACCAGATCCTTGCCGCTGCCTTGGGCAGCCGCGATGAGGAAGGCCTTGCCACCAGGGGCTGCGCAGGCGTCGAGGATCCTCTCGCCCGGCTTCGGGTCGAGAAGCTCGACGGAATGACGGGTGGCCGGGTCTTGGATGTAGATCGCGCCCTTTGCGAGCAGTTCCCCCGGGATGGGGCCCTCGATGCGGAGGAAGCCTTCGGGCATGTCTTCCGTGCTGGCATTCTCCGGCAGGCTAACAGGTTCCTTCACCAAGGGATTGAGCCGCGCAATGACCGGTGCCGCGCCATTATTGAAAGCCATCAGGGCTTCGGCTTCGTCCTTTCCGAAGATTTGCTGCCAGCGTTTGCAGAGCCAATCAGGATGGGAATGGCGGACCTCGGGAGGCAGGGGGGCGGTATCCAGAAGTTCCTTCCGGTTCGTTGCGGCGCGGCGCATCACCGCATTGATGAGTCCGCGCACGGAGCTCTTGCCGAGTTCCACGGTCTCGAAGACCGCGGCGTGATCGGGAAGCTGGAGAATGAGGAGCTGGCAGAGGCCCACGCGCAGGATGTCGCGGGTTTCATCGTCCAGTTTGCCCTTCCGCAGCCCGGCGATCCAGTGGTCCAGCAGACGAAGGTTCCGCAGCACGCCGAGCACGATCGCGTTCAAGAGGGCACGGTCCGCCGAGGAAAGGTCATTCCGGGAGGCGTGCCGCTCGATCAGGTTCTCGGCGTAGGCGTGGCCCTTTGACCAAGCGCGGAGAATGGAAACGGCGGCGCGGCGGGGTGATTTCATGGGAAAGACTCAAGACTTGAAGACGCAAGATACAAGACTTGAGCCGTCCGTCGGGGTGGAAGTGGAGGCGATCGGGGCTCTTTGCAAGCATTGGGGACATGTTCCTTGGGAAAAGACCCGGAATGGGAGGACACGAGACGGAAGACTTGAGCCGTCCGTCGCGGTGGCAGAGCGGCGCAATCGGGTCGCTCATCAGGCCCTGTGGTTCTGGTGTAGATCCTCGCTTCGGGCGATCCTCCAGTCTTTCGTCTCTGCCAAAAAGCAAGAAGCACGGGGTGGTCCCGTGCTTCGAGCGATCCTCAAGTCTTGCGTCTTGAGTCTTGAAGTCTTGCGTCTCTTACCGGCCGATCGAGTAGTACTCGAGTTGGGCGGCGGAGGCGTCCTTCGGATCGAGAAGATTGCGTCCGTCGAAGACGAGCGGGGTGCGCATGCGCTTCTTGATCTCGGTGAGGTCGATCTTCGCGAAGGCCGGCCACTCGGTGGCGATGACGAGGGCGTCGGCACCGTCGAGGGTCTCGTAGAGATCGGTGTGGTAGGTGATGTCACCATCCAGTTCGCCGAACTTCTTGGCGGTCTCGATCGCTTCCGGGTCGGTCGCGGCGAGGATGGCCCCTTCCTTGAGCATCTTCTGGGCGAGCTTGATCGCCACGGACTCGCGGACGTCGTCGGTGTTCTGCTTGAAGGCGAGACCCCAGAGGGCGATCTTCTTCTCGCGGAAGACCCACAGTTTTTCGCGAATCTTGTTGAGGAAGCGATCCAACTGGTGGGCGTTGATGCTTTCCACTTCCTTCAGCAGGCCGAAGGGCTGGCCGAGGGCTTCGGAGATGTGGATGAAGGCCTTGATGTCCTTCGGGAAGCAGGAGCCGCCGTAGCCGAGGCCAGCATTCAGGAAAGCGCGGCCGATGCGCTTGTCCATGCCGATGCCTTCGGCAACCTTTTCCACGTCGGCACCGGAGGCCTCGCAGATGTTTGCCACGGCATTGATGTAGGAAATCTTCAGCGCCAGGAAGGAGTTTGCGGCGTGCTTGATCAACTCGGCGGAGTTGATGTCGGTGACCAGCACCGGAGCCACGAAGGGCTCGTAAATCTTCTGCATGTAGGTCAGCGCGCGATCGTCGTTCGAGCCGATCACGACCCGGTCCGGGTTCAGCAGGTCATCCACGGCGCAGCCCTCGCGCAGGAACTCGGGATTGGAGACCACGCCGAATTCGACACCGGCAGGGGCATAGCGGCGGACGGTCTGCTCGACCTTGTCACCGGTCTTCACCGGCACCGTCGACTTATCCACGATCACACGGTAGCCGAGTTCCGGAGTCAGGCATTGGGCGATCTCACGAGCTACTTTCTCAATGAAGGAAAGATCCACGGAACCGTCCGGCTGGGGCGGGGTGGGGACGGCGATGAAGATGACATCGCTGTTCTTCACGCCTTCCTCGGTGGAGGTGGTGAACTTCAAGCGGCCGGCGGCCACATTCTGTTTCACGAGCTCCTCGAGGCCGGGTTCGTAGATCGGGATCTGCCCCGCGAGCAAGGTCTTGACCTTCTCGGGGTTGTTATCGACGCAGATGACTTCGTGACCGACTTCGGCAAAGCAAGTGCCGGAGGTTAGACCGACGTAACCGGTCCCGATAATGCTAATCTTCATGATGTATGGGGGGGTGAGCGCGCGTGGTCTAGCAGGACCGGGAGGCTCGCGCAAGTCCCGCGAAAGCGTAATTCGCGCCAAGAATCAACGGATTTGTCGCTGGAAGTGGCTGGTATTGCTATAGAAACGGCTTTTTCGGGGAGGTCCGGTAGGGAAATCTCCGGGGTCGCGAGCGTCTTCCCTGCCCGAAAGCAGGCAGGTGCGCTTGACGGGCGGGATTGCCGGACGAAGTCTCCGCCATGATTGTCGTGGCTCTTCATACCGGGGCTGCTGCCGACCGGCCTGTCGAAGGCAGCGGAGAGTGGTGGGACAAGGAATGGCGCACGGGCTTCTACAAGCAGCCCCAGGAGGGGCCGCGCTGGCTGGGCTACCAAGGTTTCCGGGGTGACGAGGTGGCAGACACCCGATTCCACGGTGGTGTGGACAAGGCTGTCTGCGTTTATCCCGCGGAGCACTATCCCTATTGGAATGGCATCGATGAGATGGCTGGGGCCGGTGCCGGCGGTTTCGGGGAAAACCTGACGACCGAAGGTTTGTTGGAAGACGAGATCTGCATCGGCGATGTTTATCAACTCGGAGAAGCGGTCGTGCAGGTCTCGCAGCCGCGGCAGCCTTGTTGGAAGCTGGGACGACGCTGGAGAATCAAGGATCTGGCAGTACAGGTGGAGAGGACCGGGCGCTCGGGATTCTACTTCCGTGTCCTTACCCACGGCCATGTGAAGCCGGGTGATCGGTTCGAGTTGGTCAGCCGTCCCCAGCCCTCATGGACCATCAGCCGTTGCAATGCCCTGATGCATCATGACAGGGGAGGTGTGGAGGCGGCCAAGGCTCTGGCCTCGTGCCCGGAACTTTCCGGAAGCTGGAAGGACGGACTTTGGGCCCGAGCCCAGTCCCGCGAGCGGGACGCCGCTGCGCGCCGGGATCAGCCCGCTTGACCTTTCCGCCCGACCAACTGCTGTTCATGGAACGATCCGGTCCTCGGAGAAGGGTAGCCACTTGCCATCGACCAAGGCTTCGACGGAGACCTTCATGCCATCGGGCGGGATCTCTCCGATGGGGAACACTTGCAGGCGGAGAATCGCTTCCCCTGCCTCCATGGTCAGGTCGGGATTCCCGTCGGCATCCCCATCGGTGAAGATGCTGTCGCCGGATTCCGTGAAGTTGCCGTTGCCGTTCATATCCACGGATACGGGCTTGTCCGCGGCATCGTAGATTTCCACGCGGGCTGGTACGGACGTGACTGCCCGCAGCGTGGCCAAAGTGCCGGATGCGTTTTGGTAGTGGTGATGGATCGGCACGCCGTAGAAGGCATTCCGCTTGAACTCCCCGGCATCGATCACGGCGGAAGAAACGCCTTCTTCCGCGGTATCAAAGGTCCAGAGAGACTTGCGGTCATCTTGCCCCGGAGAGCTCCACCACACGGTGAGTTCTCCCTTGGGGGGATTCTTCGCGTCCGCAGAGAGCTGAATTTGAACATAGCTGCCGGGATCGATGCGAAGCTTGTTGACGCGGTCGAGCGCACCGCCGGTGCCGAGTTTCGCGAGTGCTTCACCGCTGGCGGCATCGAAGCTGACATCCACCGGCATGCCATCGAAGCCGAGCGTGCCCTCCACGGCTTGCGTGGATGGATTGGCCAGGGTCAGGCGCCCGCGGACCGGATTGCCTTCGAGTGGAACAACCACGGCGTGCTGGGGTTGGAGATCGACGAAGACTTTCTTTGTTTCCGCCGAGGCCGGTTTCAGCGAGCTCGCAGCTTCGATGATGGAGTTAACCTGCTTCGCGATCCGATCTGGAATACGCTCGGGCTTGGTGACAAGGGCTTGGGCTTCGGCCGCAGCCAGCTTTGCGCTGCTGGTATCGCCGCAACGGCTGAGCGAGGTGGAAAGCCGCGCGAGTTCCACCGGTAGGAAGGCGAAGAGATCGAAGCCCTTCATCAGGCGAATGGCCTCGCGACGCATGGCGAGGGACTCCTCCAAGCGGCCGGACTTTTCGAGGAAGTCGGCGTAGAGGGAGTAGATCTTCGCTTCTTCGATCTTCTTTCCCCACTCACGGGAGCTCTCGAGTACGGTGACGAGTTCCTGCTCAAGATTCTCCAGGCGGTTCGCTTCGAGGCGAATTCCGATGCGGGTGATCAGGGCATGGCGGTTCTTTCCTTTGATCAGATCGGATAGAAGCTTGTCTGCTTCTTCGGTGCGGCCCAATGAAGCGAGGCACTTCGCCTTGGTGATTTCGATCCTCTCCCATGACAGCCGGTTGGAGTAAGGGTTCTTTTTCGCCTCCTCTACCAAAGCATCGAGTTCCGCGAGCATCGATTCCTGCGCTTGCCCCTGATCGATCTTGATCTCGATTCGGGAAGACTTCGCGACGTTCAGGGTGCGACCGCGGTAGATATCTGTCCAATCCTTCGTCAAGATGGTTTCAAACTCCAGGTCCGCCGCCTCGTTCAGCCCCAAGTTCTGAAGCGTTTCAGCTAGGGCTTGGCGAGCGCTGAACCAGCCTTCTTCGATTTCGAAGCCCTCCTTGCCGTACATGAATTCGGCCCAGGAACAGATCCAGAGATACTGCTCCAAGGCCTTTTTCCACTGGCCGGCCTGAGCTTCCAGATTGGCGTAGGACTGGAGGTTCTTGTCGAAGGAGTCCGGGAAGGCGGCAGTCGCGTTCACCCAGCCATCTGGTTCGATGCTCAACATGGGACGGACGGACCTGACAGGGATTTTCCGTTTCCGCACCTCCGGCAGCAAGGTGAGGCCCGGGCCGAGATCCTTCAATAGTGATGGATCCAAGGAAACGGATCGGCGGCCCATGGCTGTGAAGAAGGGGGCCAGCGATTGCCGGGCGGCACCATAGCGGTTGGCATTTATCATCGAGCCTGCTGTATTGGCTACCAGTTCCTCCGCCGAGTCGACGGCGCCGATGGCAAGACACTTCTCTTGAAGCCAACCAAAAGCCTCGGCTGCCCACTCGGCTTCGACGCGCCCACCCCCGGTCTGGGCTTCTCTCCAGACGCCGACGTAAAAGTCGTAGAAAGGTTCTCCAGTTTTCAGGAAGGCTTCGAATTCCTTTTCGAGAAAGGCGCGAGCGGCGGCAGCACCGGATTTCTTGTAGATCTCGGCTGCTTCTTTCGCCATCTGGCGCGGAGGTCGTGCCTTCGGAGCGTTGGCGAGATTTATGCTTGTTCCCGGGCCACGGCTTGAGATGCCGGTTGGCAAGGTGCCGTATTCACGGAGACCCTTGGTCGAACGAACTGTGAGCGCGAAGCGGACCTCGGGCCGCTCTTTTTCAGTGAAGGCGAACCACACGATGTAGTTCTTCGACTTCTTCAACTGATCCATCCCGAAGTACTGCTCGTAGAAGGATTCGAAACCGGGGAACTGCTTTTTGAAGAAGGGAAAGCGATGGTCGGTTGCCCACCGCGAGCGGCTGAGTTGGAATTTGGAGCCATCATCTTCCTCGGAAAGGATGAACCAGCTGAATGGCTTCTCGGCCTCTTCCTCCGGGCCTTTGATACTGAAGATCCACAGAACGGATCCGTCCAACCAGTCGGGCACGGTGAAGCGGTAGCCGCTGTAGAATCGATCCTTGAAGGGAAGTGCCTCGGCAGGGCCGGGGAGGGTGTGGACTTTGGCAAAAGGTTCTTCTTCGCCGCGCTCTAGCTTGATCAGAGGAAATTTTGCGGCATTGGACCTCAGGAAATCGTCAAGTTCGCCTGCGATTGACGACGCGGTGGAAACGATCGCGCAGGCCGCGACCGTCGGGAGGAGACGAAGATTCATAACTTCATACCGCCCGGCCCGGTTTTCCCGGGCAAGGAGAAACTGCCACGAAACAGGCGGAATCGGGCATTGAAAATCCCGGGTTCCGTTGCAGTCTCTCCGCCCCATGTCCGACCGGAAGACTCTCGAAGAGCGCCAGCAAATGTCCGATATCGATCGGCTTCGCCACTCTTGCGCCCATATCATGGCGACCGCCATCCTGCGCATTTGGCCGGACGCCCAGTTCGCCTACGGTCCGCCGATCGAGAACGGTTTCTACTACGACTTCGAAATGAAGCACCGGATCACCCCGGACGACTTCGAGAAGATCGAGTCGGAGATGAAGAAGATCTCGAAGGAGAACCAGAAGTTCGAACGCAAGGTCCTGTCCCGCGAGGAGGCGAAGTCGATGGCCGAAAGCGGTCGCCTCGGTGGTCTTTCCGAGCGCCCGGGGAATCCGAGCCGCTTCAAGCTCGACCTGATCGACAAGATCCCCGAGGGCGAGGAAATCTCCTGCTTCCAGAATGGCGAGTTCATCGACCTCTGCGCCGGCCCGCACGTGGGCTACTCCGGGAAGTGCAAGAACGTGAAGCTGATGTCGGTCTCGTCCTCCTTCTACATGGGGGATGAGTCGAAGGGCTCGCTCCAGCGTCTCTACGGCACGGCTTTCGAGAGCAAGGAGCTGCTCGAGGAGCACTTGGTTCGCCTAGAAGAAGCGAAGAAGCGCGACCACCGCCGTCTTGGCAAGGAGCTGCAGCTTTTCCACATCGACGAGGCCGTCGGCCAAGGCTTGATCCTCTGGAAGCCGAAGGGTGGTCTCATCCGCCGCGCGCTGCAGGATTTCATCACGCAGGAGCTCGACAAGCAGGGCTACTCGCAGGTCTTCACGCCGCACATCGGCAAGCTGGACCTCTACCGCACCTCCGGGCACTTCCCGTACTATCAGGAAAGCCAGTATCCGCCGATCGCCGAGCGCGACACGCTGGAGAAGCTGGCCGATGAGGACGCGACCTGCTCCACGCTGATCAACGGTCTCTCCGATGGCACCTACGAGGGCTATCTGCTGAAGCCGATGAACTGCCCGCACCACATCAAGATCTTCGCCAGCGAGCACCGCTCGTATCGCGATCTGCCGGTGCGCTTGGCCGAGTTCGGCACGGTTTACCGCTGGGAGCAATCCGGCGAGCTGGGCGGCATGACGCGCGTCCGCGGCTTCACGCAGGACGATGCGCA
This portion of the Luteolibacter luteus genome encodes:
- a CDS encoding helix-turn-helix transcriptional regulator, translated to MIRLVGDVAVSRGGANEKRRVLMDGLVKLVDAQRWFWCMSSREKKKSGDRPLYTAIAHGGFEDGTFAKLMKAADHPDSWEIFSSISSEVRRKNVQVTATRQQMDTGNRFLRDDIRQLWRDAGVGDLMVSISPMASGDFSAVGIYREDESSEFDGREAKIAHIVLAEVPWLHETGWSEGDQLGVLPKLSPRRRAVLNLVLEGHPRKEMASMLGISTHTLDGYVKDIFRHFSVHSQAELIARFRLGSPENTPGIGD
- the rsmB gene encoding 16S rRNA (cytosine(967)-C(5))-methyltransferase RsmB, yielding MKSPRRAAVSILRAWSKGHAYAENLIERHASRNDLSSADRALLNAIVLGVLRNLRLLDHWIAGLRKGKLDDETRDILRVGLCQLLILQLPDHAAVFETVELGKSSVRGLINAVMRRAATNRKELLDTAPLPPEVRHSHPDWLCKRWQQIFGKDEAEALMAFNNGAAPVIARLNPLVKEPVSLPENASTEDMPEGFLRIEGPIPGELLAKGAIYIQDPATRHSVELLDPKPGERILDACAAPGGKAFLIAAAQGSGKDLVCTDSNEKRLPRLRDNLKRLHCADAEIDVHDWSQPAPEKWHGAFDAILLDVPCSNTGVFRRRVDVRWRLQQKDIGDLTKLQRQIIDNALPCLKPDGRLVYSTCSIEPEENEDLILALLAEEPSLRLEKSHQVLPQLDGTDGAYAALLKKTL
- a CDS encoding UDP-glucose dehydrogenase family protein, with the translated sequence MKISIIGTGYVGLTSGTCFAEVGHEVICVDNNPEKVKTLLAGQIPIYEPGLEELVKQNVAAGRLKFTTSTEEGVKNSDVIFIAVPTPPQPDGSVDLSFIEKVAREIAQCLTPELGYRVIVDKSTVPVKTGDKVEQTVRRYAPAGVEFGVVSNPEFLREGCAVDDLLNPDRVVIGSNDDRALTYMQKIYEPFVAPVLVTDINSAELIKHAANSFLALKISYINAVANICEASGADVEKVAEGIGMDKRIGRAFLNAGLGYGGSCFPKDIKAFIHISEALGQPFGLLKEVESINAHQLDRFLNKIREKLWVFREKKIALWGLAFKQNTDDVRESVAIKLAQKMLKEGAILAATDPEAIETAKKFGELDGDITYHTDLYETLDGADALVIATEWPAFAKIDLTEIKKRMRTPLVFDGRNLLDPKDASAAQLEYYSIGR
- a CDS encoding MOSC domain-containing protein, with protein sequence MIVVALHTGAAADRPVEGSGEWWDKEWRTGFYKQPQEGPRWLGYQGFRGDEVADTRFHGGVDKAVCVYPAEHYPYWNGIDEMAGAGAGGFGENLTTEGLLEDEICIGDVYQLGEAVVQVSQPRQPCWKLGRRWRIKDLAVQVERTGRSGFYFRVLTHGHVKPGDRFELVSRPQPSWTISRCNALMHHDRGGVEAAKALASCPELSGSWKDGLWARAQSRERDAAARRDQPA
- a CDS encoding tetratricopeptide repeat protein; protein product: MNLRLLPTVAACAIVSTASSIAGELDDFLRSNAAKFPLIKLERGEEEPFAKVHTLPGPAEALPFKDRFYSGYRFTVPDWLDGSVLWIFSIKGPEEEAEKPFSWFILSEEDDGSKFQLSRSRWATDHRFPFFKKQFPGFESFYEQYFGMDQLKKSKNYIVWFAFTEKERPEVRFALTVRSTKGLREYGTLPTGISSRGPGTSINLANAPKARPPRQMAKEAAEIYKKSGAAAARAFLEKEFEAFLKTGEPFYDFYVGVWREAQTGGGRVEAEWAAEAFGWLQEKCLAIGAVDSAEELVANTAGSMINANRYGAARQSLAPFFTAMGRRSVSLDPSLLKDLGPGLTLLPEVRKRKIPVRSVRPMLSIEPDGWVNATAAFPDSFDKNLQSYANLEAQAGQWKKALEQYLWICSWAEFMYGKEGFEIEEGWFSARQALAETLQNLGLNEAADLEFETILTKDWTDIYRGRTLNVAKSSRIEIKIDQGQAQESMLAELDALVEEAKKNPYSNRLSWERIEITKAKCLASLGRTEEADKLLSDLIKGKNRHALITRIGIRLEANRLENLEQELVTVLESSREWGKKIEEAKIYSLYADFLEKSGRLEESLAMRREAIRLMKGFDLFAFLPVELARLSTSLSRCGDTSSAKLAAAEAQALVTKPERIPDRIAKQVNSIIEAASSLKPASAETKKVFVDLQPQHAVVVPLEGNPVRGRLTLANPSTQAVEGTLGFDGMPVDVSFDAASGEALAKLGTGGALDRVNKLRIDPGSYVQIQLSADAKNPPKGELTVWWSSPGQDDRKSLWTFDTAEEGVSSAVIDAGEFKRNAFYGVPIHHHYQNASGTLATLRAVTSVPARVEIYDAADKPVSVDMNGNGNFTESGDSIFTDGDADGNPDLTMEAGEAILRLQVFPIGEIPPDGMKVSVEALVDGKWLPFSEDRIVP
- the thrS gene encoding threonine--tRNA ligase, with translation MSDRKTLEERQQMSDIDRLRHSCAHIMATAILRIWPDAQFAYGPPIENGFYYDFEMKHRITPDDFEKIESEMKKISKENQKFERKVLSREEAKSMAESGRLGGLSERPGNPSRFKLDLIDKIPEGEEISCFQNGEFIDLCAGPHVGYSGKCKNVKLMSVSSSFYMGDESKGSLQRLYGTAFESKELLEEHLVRLEEAKKRDHRRLGKELQLFHIDEAVGQGLILWKPKGGLIRRALQDFITQELDKQGYSQVFTPHIGKLDLYRTSGHFPYYQESQYPPIAERDTLEKLADEDATCSTLINGLSDGTYEGYLLKPMNCPHHIKIFASEHRSYRDLPVRLAEFGTVYRWEQSGELGGMTRVRGFTQDDAHLFCTPDQVAQELIGCLDLVKKVLNTLGMTNYRVRLSLRDPESDKYVGSPENWDKAEAAIREAVQVLGVEYTEELGEAAFYGPKIDFVVKDVIGRDWQLGTVQVDYNLPERFKLEYVGSDNTVHRPVMIHRAPFGSLERFTGLLIEHFEGKFPTWLAPEQVRVLPISDKFLDAAEDVATKLAEAGVRVTVDRSSDKVGAKIRNTRLERVPYMLVLGAKEVEEGTVSVRHRDKDDLGAKPVAEFIAEVTEEIRERKL